DNA from Polaribacter sp. NJDZ03:
CAGGCGTACCAGAACAGGTGTATTCTAATTGCGGACCATCATCTATAGTTATCGCATTACACGTTAAAACATTATCAACTGTAATAGCGTGCCCCATTCCGCTCTGCGGACTATCAGGAGCAACCACAACAACCTCACCAATTTTATTCATTATATTAATTAAAGCTCTTAAACCAGGAGCTGTAATTCCATCATCATTCGTAATTAAAATTAAAGGTTTGTTTTGCATCATAGTCGTTTAAAGTTCTAAATTTATAACTCAAAATTAAAGGTAGTTTTCAATTTAATTATTGAACTTTAGATTTTGAATTATTTTAAGCAAATATAATTGATTTTATACGATTCCTTTTTAACATTTTGTAAAGAATACAATTTCACTTTTTTGCGTAATATTGTATAAGAAAAAGTTATTCTTTAGGTTTAAAAGGATACATTGAAAGAACAAAACAATGTTTAGTACTTAAACAATAAACAAATAAGCCCCTTACACTCTAAATAATTTTGGCATTATTTTAGTAGTTTAGCAAAGCACAAGGAGTAATTTTAGAAATAAAACAACGACATAAGAAAATATGAAGACAGAATATAAAATCACTACATTTTTATTAGCAATACTTCTATTTGCAACTAGCTTGCAAGCCCAAGCTGCTAATAGCGACAAAAGTTCAGATCCTGAAAAAGATAAAATATTAGTATACATTCTTAGAAATATTCTAACAAGAAGTCATTTTGTTGTAAAAGATATGAATGATGATTTTTCTGAATATGTGTATACAGAATTCATTGATGGTTTAGACCCAAGTAAAAGATATTTCACCCAAAAGGATATGAAAGATTTTTCTAAATTCAAATATGAAATCGATAATCAACTTTTAAAAGAAGATATCTCTTTCTACAATTTGGTTTATGAACGATTTACTGATAAAATTAAAAATGCAAAATCGTATTATGGTGATTTGTTAAAACATCCATTTAACTTTAACAAAACGGAAACCATTGATGTAAATTATGAAGAACTTCCTTTTGCTAAAAATGAAAACGAATTAATAGACTACTGGCGTAAGCAACTAAAGTTAAGCACTCTAATTAGAGTTCAAGACAAATTAGAGAAACAAAAAGCTGACGTACTTAAAGATAAAAATCACAAAACGAAAAGCTTTGATGAATTAGAAAAAGAAGCACGTGCAGAAGTTTTAAAAAACATGGATGAATTGTATGTTAGAATTGAAGAATTAGAACATGAAGACTGGTTTTCTACTTTTTTAAACAGTGTTGTTGGTGCTTTTGACCCGCACACAACCTATATGGCGCCAAGTATAAAAGAGCGTTTTGACCAAGATATGTCTGGGAAACTAGAAGGGATTGGAGCTCGTTTAGTAAAAAAAGGAATTTATACCGAAATTTTTGAATTGGTTTCTGGAGGACCTGCATGGAAAGAAGGAAGTTTAGAACCTGGTGATATTATTTTAGAAATTGCCCAAGGAGACGAAGAACCTTTAGATATTGTAGGGATGCGTTTAGACGATGCTATAAAATTTATAAAAGGAAAAAAAGGTACTGAAGCTAGATTAACCGTTAAGAAAAAATTAGACGGTACAACTAAAATAATTTCTATTATTAGAGATGTTGTAGAGTTAGAAGAAACTTTTGTAAAATCTAGTATTGTAGAAAAAGATGGTAAAAAATTCGGAATTATAGATTTACCTAAGTTCTATATCGATTTTAATGAGGAAAGTTATAGAGATTCTGCAAAAGATATGGAGCAAGAAATAGAACGCTTAAAAAGCGAAGGTGTTACTGGCTTAATTGTAGATTTAAGAAATAATGGAGGAGGTTCTTTAAAAACAGCCATTGAAATTAGTGGCTTATTTATTAATGAAGGCCCAATTGTACAGGTAAAATATAGAGGAGAAGATCCAATTATTAAAAAAGATATTGATCCTAAAATTCAATGGGAAGGAGCAGTAGTTGTTCTTGTAAATGAGTTTTCTGCCTCAGCTTCAGAAATTTTTGCAGCAGCAATGCAAGATTATAAAAGAGCGGTAATTATGGGCGGTAACCAAACGTATGGTAAAGGAACTGTACAAAGCGTATTACCTATTAATCAATTTACAAAATACGATAAAGATTTAGGTGCTCTAAAAATGACCATTCAAAAATTCTATAGAGTTAATGGTGGTTCTACGCAAATTGAAGGTGTATATTCAGACATTGCAATGCCAGACAGATATAGTTATATGAAATTTGGCGAAAGAGATTTAGATGGAGCATTGGTTTGGGACAAAGTAAAACAAGCAGATTATGTGCAAACAAATTCGTACCAAAATTTTAATGATGTTGTTAATAACAGCAAACAAAGAATTGCTACAGATTCTAAATTTAAGTTGATAAACGAATATGCAAAATGGTTAAAGCAAAAGCAAGATGACAATTCTTACTCTCTAAACTACAAACAATTTGAAGATACCAATGTAGCCAATGAAAAAGATGCAGAGAAATTCAAATCTGTTTTTGATTATAAATCAGATTTAACATTTAACTCTCCTGCCTACGAACTTTCATTAATTAAAAAGGATACAGCACTAGCAGATAAACGATTGGCATGGCATAAAAACTTATCTAAAGATGTATATGTTTTTGAAGCAATTAACGTTTTAAGTGAATTAAAAATGAATACAAAAAACGAAATTATAAAACATTAATTACAAAATATAAAATAATAATAGGCCTGATAATATTGTCTAATGTTATCAGGTTTTTTGTTTCAAAAAAAAGCTAACATGAGTTTTAAAGTAACATTTCACACAAAATGGTCTGACTTTGACCCAAACAGACACATGCGTCACACAGCATATAATGATTATGCTGCAGAAGTAAGAGTACGATATTTTAGAGATCAAAATTTCTCTATAGAAGAATTTACAAAACACAACCTTGGTCCTATTTTATTTACAGAAGAAACTTCTTTTA
Protein-coding regions in this window:
- a CDS encoding carboxy terminal-processing peptidase, whose product is MKTEYKITTFLLAILLFATSLQAQAANSDKSSDPEKDKILVYILRNILTRSHFVVKDMNDDFSEYVYTEFIDGLDPSKRYFTQKDMKDFSKFKYEIDNQLLKEDISFYNLVYERFTDKIKNAKSYYGDLLKHPFNFNKTETIDVNYEELPFAKNENELIDYWRKQLKLSTLIRVQDKLEKQKADVLKDKNHKTKSFDELEKEARAEVLKNMDELYVRIEELEHEDWFSTFLNSVVGAFDPHTTYMAPSIKERFDQDMSGKLEGIGARLVKKGIYTEIFELVSGGPAWKEGSLEPGDIILEIAQGDEEPLDIVGMRLDDAIKFIKGKKGTEARLTVKKKLDGTTKIISIIRDVVELEETFVKSSIVEKDGKKFGIIDLPKFYIDFNEESYRDSAKDMEQEIERLKSEGVTGLIVDLRNNGGGSLKTAIEISGLFINEGPIVQVKYRGEDPIIKKDIDPKIQWEGAVVVLVNEFSASASEIFAAAMQDYKRAVIMGGNQTYGKGTVQSVLPINQFTKYDKDLGALKMTIQKFYRVNGGSTQIEGVYSDIAMPDRYSYMKFGERDLDGALVWDKVKQADYVQTNSYQNFNDVVNNSKQRIATDSKFKLINEYAKWLKQKQDDNSYSLNYKQFEDTNVANEKDAEKFKSVFDYKSDLTFNSPAYELSLIKKDTALADKRLAWHKNLSKDVYVFEAINVLSELKMNTKNEIIKH